The Triticum urartu cultivar G1812 chromosome 5, Tu2.1, whole genome shotgun sequence genome contains the following window.
cagtcaaatcatctatgtgatcccaggttcaatttatattttatggccaaattggcacgttgcaaagcaagtgttatatagacccctcctattaccctcaaacttttcgggcactcttccatacccaaatcattgccacatgataatattcagctcaattttcctagtaaatctttctcgggaaatttccaaagtttctacctcgagagaagctttgtgaagtaagtactagctaggcttacccaaatgatctgaaaatttaccagcgcatgaccatacctatgtaacgtacctacaccaatttttagctcatttaatttatccaatctctctcactagttttcccaagtttttgtccatagaagagcattgtgaaggaagtactactttggcatgtcaagatgatatcaattttctacaatgctttcctatgcccaaataaccatcctccaccaaatttcagctcaatccattcattattttgagcccagcttcaacattcatatttttgtccagtgtggtactttgcagagcaagtaccacctaggatcctccttttgagctaaaaatttgtgaatacattctccttagtagatgatcatcctcggccaaaactcacgcccattggccatgtgcatttcccataccgctaatcaaacacttggctgcttatttatgtttgagcatcgatcggtctcctcgtgagaatcttatgttgtaattttcttcctggcacctacctggggagtgcccaacccactagacatgcctatgccgcccagaacacatggcaatgccagggtcacgcggtgaccacacggcgggcatgcgagtttacgcgctctagagttggggccctcggccaccgcccaaacctcgacgtatcgccaccaaaccatgtatttatgcttaaataggtacttatgtacctagaaatgatttttggaaaaaataaatagcaaactatgagacagctgcagttcaaatttgacccgcttcctgctgaatcggcggaaatttgtctttttcacgagtgGTGgttcaaaactttttacacccaaccattttgtcaattgtgcattaaatatggcctagtatttaagaaaaatgatttggtccaattttgcaacaattatttgggaggtccttcacaaaaaaacctcctttggggcactcgaaaaatggaaaatggttttttcgtccaaagaaaatgaaaacttccttaagcaacattgtttgccattccaatatgcacccttgtgcaaaatatgatatcatttgaacaaactatgccatgaatgtggccataagattgatcatttggcttgaaagccattgatctccacacgtgatagctcgtttctgagaacacttttttaaaataattgtcgtattacaagtttgttatttttcctatgaacttggccacatacaatgacacaatgcgaaggtttcccaattttttgaatttttttgaattttttatgcccgtttcaaaatgcggtcaaaacagcgggaatgaccgttcctagctagtggttgaatcttggaactTTTTTTGGTGtctctatgattaaatagatacttatgtacctagaaatgatttttgaaaaaaataaagagcaaactacaaggtagctacagttcaaatttgacccgcttccagctgaatcggcgaaaatttgtctttttcatgagaggtggatcaaaactttttacacccaaccatttggtcaattgtgcattaaatatgtcctagtattttagaaaaatgatttggtccaattttgcaacaaatatatggtaggtccttcaaaAAAAcccctccttttgggcactcaaaaaatggaaaatggttttttcgtccaaagaaagtgacaacttccttaggcaacattgtttgccattccaatatgcacccttgtgcacaatatgagatcatttgaacaatgtatgccatggatgtggccataagattgatcatttagCTTGAAAGCCAtggatctccacacgtgatagctcgtttccgagaacacttttttaaaataattgccgtattacaagtttgttatttttcctaggaacttggccacatacaatgacacaatgcgaaggtttcccaattttttgattttttttgaattttttatgcccgtttcaaaatgcggtcaaaacggcaggaatgaccgttcctagctagtggttgaatcttggaacttttttggtgtttctatgattaaatagatacttatgtacctagaaatgatttttgaaaaaaaataaagagcaaactacaaggtagctacagttcaaatttgacccgcttccaactgaatcggcggaaatttgtctttttcatgagaggtggatcaaaactttttacacccaaccatttggttaattgtgcattaaatatgtcctagtattttagaaaaatgatttggtccaattttgcaacaattatttggtaggtcttcactaaaaaacctccttttgggcactcaaaaaatggaaaatgttttttcgtccaaagaaagtgacaacttccttaggcaacattgtttgccattccaatatgcacccttgtgcacaatatgagatcatttgaacaaactatgccatggatgtggccataagattgatcatttggcttgaaagccatggaTCTCCatacgtgatagctcgtttctgagaacacttttttaaaataattgccgtattacaaatttgttatttttcctgggaacttagacacatataatgacacaatgcgaaggtttccctattttttaatttttttttgaattttttatgctcgtttcaaaatgcggtcaaaacggcgggaatgaccgttcctagttagtggttgaatcttggaatttttttggtctttctatgattaaataggtacttatgtacctagaaatgatttttggaaaaaataaatagcaaactatgaggcagctgcagttcaaatttgacccgcttccacctgaatcgacggaaatttgtctttttcacgagaggtggatcaaaactttttacacacaaccattttgtcaattgtgcattaaatatggcctagtattttagaaaaatgatttggtccaattttgcaacaattatttggaggtccttcacaaaaaaactcctttgggcactcgaaaaatggaaaatggttttttcgtccaagaAAATGGAAACTCCCTTTGTCAATGTTGTTTGCCAATCTAAGATGAAAATTGTGCAAAATATGACATCATTTGAAAAAATATTGGATAGGTCTTTCACAAAAAAGCTCATTTTAAGCATTGAAAAAAGGAATGAAAAAATTGTATGTAATCAATCACGACCAATTTATTTGGTCAAAAAATCGTCAAACTGTTTGGTGCGTTCTGATTGGTCCATAGGCATATCACGCGGATCATGCATCAACCACCGTCGGATGCTTCTGGATCCAACGGCAGATCTCACCCTCTCACCCAAACCCTAGCTTCCCCGGTCCACTCTTCTCCCCCGAtccactctccccctctcgtccCACAGCCGCCACCCCCAACCCTCTCGGTCCCCAACCACCCAGCCGCCACCAGTGTCGTCCTTCGTCCCCTCCCCCAACCCTGGCCGCCGgcaacccctcccctcccctttTCTCCCAAGGCCGCGGTCGGATCCACGCTCCCTCCTCGCTTATGACATAGACCTAGCCGCATGGCATGGCCATGGCCATGGCGGCGGCCAGATCCACCCCCTCCCCTGCTCCGTTCCCTCGACGCCCGGTGGCCAGATCCACCACCTCCCCTGCTCCGTTCCCTCTCTCCCAGATCCATACGCAGCCGCCGCCATCCTATCCCCTTCCCTCACCTCACAATCTCCCTCTCCCCGACCCATACCTCCCTCTCTCTGCCATCCCAACCCCTACCCCGCCGCCGGCCTCCCCCATCCCCACCGCCCACGACCTCCTCATCTCCCCCAACCTTAGCCCCGCCGCGGCGtccttcctcctcctctcccACCGCGCACAGATCGGCGAGGCACCACATCTAGTGGCTGACGTCTCCGCCTCCGTCGGCCAGGTGCTCGTCAAGCGGCTCCAGGAGTCTCCGCCTCCGCCGGCGCCGCCGGGCGCCCCCCGCCGTGGCGGCGTTGGTCCGGCAGGTGATGGCATCGGCGGAGCTCGGGGCCAAGGTGGGGCGGCAGCTGGTGGAGGTGGTGGGCCTGCCCCGCACCGTGATGGACTGCGGCGACGTCATCTACCGCAGCACGCTGCCCCGCCAGGACGGCCAGCCCGACCTCCTCCAGTCCGGCTCCAGCACCTTCGAGGTACCATCTTTGCACCGTCCATCGTGGGTTTGGCTCATGACCAAATCTTCGTTCGTTTGCCGGTGGATTCCCTTACTAGCATGCATGTGGAGTTTGATTTAGATGCTGATGGACTAATAGAGACATTTGGGTGCACTTTGGCATGAGTAGGTGAAGTGCTTTGGCACTATTGCTCGATTTGATGCAGTTGTGCACCATTGATTTGGCACTATTGCATCACTGCAGCAGCTCGACTATTGCAATCCTTACTAGCAAGCATTTGAGGAAATTTACTTAACACTATTGCTCGATTTGGCAGCCCTATGGTATGCTGTTACTTTTGTTGTTGGAGAATTATTTGTTGTGGTTGCCATGACATAGTTAGCTTTACTTTTGATGCCTCACAGTTCTCTTCAGTTGgtgttttgttggatttgatgaGAAGTTGACAATCCTGGCGGGTGTAGGACCTGCATGCCATTGGATTTTGGCGCTTGAATGATTCACTTAGGAATACCCAGAACTAGCAGTATCGATTCTTTTACAAGCTAACACTACGAATTGTGATTTTCAGATTCTTGAGACTGCATTCAAGAAGGAGAATGTCAGCCTAGTTATGAGGGAGCAGTATGTTGAGAAGGTAATTGCCAGACTGTTTATGTACATCTAGCTTTGCTTTTCTATTCCTGGGCTAAGTAAATTTTGGTTACTTAATTAATTAAATCTTGTGGTCCGATATGCTTGTTCCCGATCCAAGTCAACTCCTAGATTTCCAATTGCCTTTGCTGCCTAATCATTTAATTAATTAAAACTGCATGTGTATGTGTAAGTTTGCTTGTGATAACTCTAGCAGACCATCCATGATTCGGCCTCGATGATGGCATGACCGGACTTGCCCACTCTCAACGGCACCTTCCCATGATCGACCTTGACAACTACGGCCGGCCGGCTGTTACATGCATGATGACAACAATAGCTTAGCTCAGTCTAGCATCATGTGGTTTTCTTCTCAATTATTACTTGTGTTTTCCTTTTGTTAATCAATCAGTTGGGGGGTGATGTGACGAGTAACTTTTGTCTACTGTCTACTTACGTAGGTTTATCATTATTAAGAGTAGTAACTAGTGGTGCTGGTATAGTGGTATAGTGGTATGATTAAAAATATCTAGAAAGATAAAAATGCATGCAAATCGGTGATCATCCATAAAAATGGGGTCTAACTTGAGTGAAAAATTTAGTTGTGTCGTTTTGTGGTGCTTGTTCTCATGTATACATACTACTGCCTGCCATCATGTGCCACCATATGTTCTAAGTAAGACTAGCAGACTATTAGTGGCTTGTGTACCAATTTTCTCGTGCCCATGGTTGGCGTGCGTTGGGGTAAACACAGGACCATGCACTAGTAACTGCACAACTCTGAAATGCTTCCTAATGATTACTCATCTTTGTTACA
Protein-coding sequences here:
- the LOC125556320 gene encoding serine/threonine-protein kinase STN7, chloroplastic-like, encoding MASAELGAKVGRQLVEVVGLPRTVMDCGDVIYRSTLPRQDGQPDLLQSGSSTFEILETAFKKENVSLVMREQYVEKVIARLFMYI